A genomic stretch from Telopea speciosissima isolate NSW1024214 ecotype Mountain lineage chromosome 7, Tspe_v1, whole genome shotgun sequence includes:
- the LOC122668062 gene encoding receptor protein kinase TMK1-like, producing MRKMKKNHLECGVLDILFVVLISSVFIPVKSQTNSVDVTAMMALKQSLNPPKSLGWTDPDPCQWKNVGCTDARITRIQIGNQGLSGTLPSNLQNLVALQRLELMDNNITGPLPSLSGLGSLQFLLLSNNQFSSIPADFFNGLSSLQAAELDKNPFSAWEIPDSLQNATSLANFSANSANITGKIPDFVGVNVFPSLTKLHLAFNNLEGGIPASFDGSLIQSLWLNGQTTKLNGSIQVLQNMTSLTEVWLHSNAFTGPLPDVSGLENLQSFSVRDNQLTGPVPDSLVSLPSLKSVNLTNNWLQGPTPKFPSSVSVDMAGLNGFCLLTPGAACDSRVNVLLSIAKDMDYPLKFAQNWIGNNPCASWIGISCISGNISVINFQKMDLTGTISPDFSKLQSLQKLILAGNKLTGAIPEELTTLLSLTELDVSNNQLSGQVPKFRSNIVVNTNGNPNIGKDISPTSGGGSSGTSTVVDSGNGTSSRGSPNSKSSDSVGIIVGSVIAGIFLVFLAGLLGFCLHRRKQKRLGRVQSPNEMVVHPRHSGSDPEILKITVAGPSANGVASSESYSRTSSGPSDIHMVDTGNMVISIQVLRNVTNNFSEQNILGRGGFGTVYKGELHDGTKIAVKRMDSGVLTEKGLIEFKSEIAVLTKVRHRHLVALLGYCLDGNERLLVYEYMPQGTLSRHLFNWKEEGLMPLEWTKRLSIALDVARGVEYLHSLAHQSFIHRDLKPSNILLGDDMRAKVADFGLVRLAPEGKTSIETRVAGTFGYLAPEYAAMGRVTTKVDVFSFGVILMELITGRKALDGTQPEESMHLVTWFRRMHINKDTFRKAIDPTMDLNEETLASVSTVAELAMHCSAREPYQRPDMGHAVNVLSSLAELWKPSNPDSEDMYGIDLDMTLPQALKKWQAFEGSSHMDTSSYLASMDNTQTSIPNRPNGFADSFTSADGR from the exons atgaggaagatgaagaaaaaccaTCTTGAATGTGGAGTTCTAGACATTCTTTTTGTAGTTTTGATCTCTTCAGTGTTTATTCCTGTAAAGTCCCAGACAAACTCAGTAGATGTTACAGCGATGATGGCTTTGAAGCAGAGTTTGAACCCTCCGAAATCCCTTGGATGGACTGACCCAGATCCTTGTCAATGGAAAAATGTGGGCTGCACAGATGCAAGGATAACCCGCATTCAAATTGGAAACCAGGGTCTCTCAGGTACTCTTCCTTCTAATCTTCAAAATCTCGTCGCCCTGCAACGATTGGAGTTAATGGATAACAATATCACTGGTCCTCTACCAAGTTTGAGTGGGTTGGGTTCGTTACAGTTTTTGCTTCTTAGTAATAACCAGTTCTCTTCCATACCGGCGGATTTCTTTAACGGGCTTTCATCGCTTCAAGCTGCTGAGTTAGATAAGAATCCCTTTTCAGCATGGGAGATTCCGGACAGTCTTCAGAATGCGACGAGCCTTGCGAATTTCTCTGCAAATTCAGCCAACATTACAGGAAAGATTCCTGATTTCGTTGGGGTAAATGTCTTTCCGAGCTTGACGAAACTGCATTTAGCTTTCAATAACCTCGAAGGTGGGATACCGGCGAGCTTCGATGGGTCTCTAATACAGTCTCTGTGGCTGAATGGGCAGACAACGAAGCTCAACGGAAGCATTCAGGTTCTACAGAATATGACCTCCCTCACGGAGGTGTGGCTGCACTCAAACGCTTTTACAGGGCCCTTGCCGGACGTTTCTGGGTTAGAAAACTTACAGAGCTTCAGTGTTAGGGACAACCAGTTAACGGGTCCTGTTCCAGATTCTTTGGTGTCTCTTCCATCGCTGAAGAGTGTGAATTTAACGAATAATTGGCTTCAAGGGCCTACACCAAAGTTCCCAAGTTCTGTTTCGGTGGATATGGCTGGTCTGAACGGCTTCTGCTTGCTCACTCCAGGAGCTGCTTGTGATTCCCGTGTGAATGTTTTGCTCTCAATTGCAAAAGATATGGATTACCCACTGAAGTTTGCTCAAAATTGGATTGGGAACAATCCATGCGCATCATGGATCGGGATTTCATGTATCAGCGGTAACATCTCTGTCATTAATTTTCAGAAAATGGATCTTACCGGTACGATCTCTCCCGACTTCTCTAAACTTCAATCGTTGCAAAAATTGATTCTTGCGGGTAATAAGCTCACCGGTGCCATTCCGGAGGAGCTGACAACTCTGCTTAGTCTTACTGAACTTGATGTGTCAAACAATCAGCTTTCTGGGCAAGTCCCAAAATTTAGAAGCAATATTGTTGTAAACACAAATGGTAACCCAAACATCGGGAAAGACATTTCTCCAACCTCAGGTGGGGGTTCTTCTGGCACATCAACTGTGGTTGATAGTGGAAATGGAACAAGTAGCAGAGGGAGTCCAAACAGTAAATCTTCAGATTCTGTTGGGATTATAGTGGGTTCAGTAATTGCTGGTATCTTTCTGGTTTTCTTGGCTGGGCTGTTGGGCTTTTGTCTTCACCGAAGAAAGCAAAAACGGTTGGGTAGGGTCCAGAGTCCCAATGAAATGGTGGTGCATCCTCGCCATTCTGGCTCTGACCCTGAGATATTGAAGATCACAGTTGCTGGACCAAGTGCAAATGGTGTGGCCTCAAGTGAAAGCTATAGCCGGACAAGCAGTGGACCGAGTGACATTCATATGGTTGACACAGGAAACATGGTGATTTCCATTCAAGTCCTAAGGAATGTGACTAACAATTTTAGTGAACAGAACATATTGGGACGAGGAGGTTTCGGGACAGTGTACAAAGGTGAATTGCATGATGGTACAAAGATTGCAGTGAAGAGAATGGACTCTGGTGTATTGACTGAGAAGGGACTGATAGAATTCAAGTCTGAGATTGCTGTTCTTACCAAGGTCCGACACCGTCATCTTGTTGCTCTTCTTGGGTATTGTTTGGATGGAAATGAGAGGCTTCTTGTGTACGAGTACATGCCTCAGGGGACTCTGAGCCGGCATCTTTTCAATTGGAAAGAAGAAGGGCTGATGCCACTAGAGTGGACAAAAAGATTGAGCATTGCCCTGGATGTGGCTAGGGGTGTTGAGTATCTTCATAGTTTAGCCCATCAAAGCTTTATTCACAGGGACCTAAAGCCTTCAAACATTCTTCTAGGAGATGATATGAGGGCTAAGGTAGCAGATTTTGGTCTTGTTCGTCTTGCTCCTGAAGGGAAGACTTCTATTGAGACAAGAGTCGCAGGAACCTTTGGGTATCTTGCTCCAGAATATGCag CGATGGGGCGAGTAACTACCAAGGTCGATGTCTTCAGTTTTGGTGTGATATTGATGGAGCTTATCACAGGGAGGAAGGCTCTTGATGGAACCCAGCCTGAAGAAAGCATGCACCTAGTAACTTGGTTTAGGAGAATGCACATCAACAAGGATACATTCCGCAAGGCCATAGACCCTACAATGGACCTCAACGAGGAGACCCTTGCCAGTGTAAGCACTGTTGCTGAGTTGGCCATGCACTGTTCTGCAAGGGAGCCATATCAAAGACCAGACATGGGCCATGCTGTCAATGTGCTATCATCTCTAGCAGAGTTATGGAAGCCATCGAACCCTGACTCGGAGGACATGTATGGCATCGACCTTGACATGACCCTACCACAGGCGCTTAAGAAGTGGCAGGCATTCGAGGGAAGCAGTCACATGGACACATCATCATACCTTGCCAGCATGGATAACACACAGACCAGCATACCCAACCGGCCTAATGGATTTGCAGATTCATTTACATCTGCCGATGGAAGGTGA